TTAATTCTTCGACCAGATCATCACCAATTTGGAGTTTTTCTCCTTCATAGGTTGCCCCTTTGTCTTGGTTGACGACAACGACAGGGAGCTGGTCAACTGTGCCGTATGGGTCCCAATAAGCCTTTAAGAACACACCGCTGTAAATAAGCGGGACAAACAAAATGGCAATGATGGGAATTAATAATTTTTTACTCGTTACGATGTCTTTCCACTGACTTCGTATTGTGTTCATCCTGATGCCTCCATTCTAAAACTGACTCATCATAAAAAATGGTCATTTTCTTACAAAAAGAAAGGATTATCTAGTTGGCTGACAATCCTTTCACAACATACAATTCAAGCAGTTCCGCAATTGTCTGTTTATCAAGCGGGGGATGTTGTTTTTCCCAATCAAAAATGAGTGCGATATAAAGCTTCAGCATCACGAAAGCTGTCAGCTCAGGGTCGCATGGCTTGATTGCACCGCTTTTGATCCCGTTTTCTATCTTATCTTTCATATAAGAGAGAATACCCCGCTCCATTTTTTGGATTACATCCTGAACGGCCATTGTACCAATTTCAGCGTTTTCTTGGAAAATCTTGATCGTCAGCTGATGTGTTTTCCTGAATTCAAGAATAGCAAACAGCGCTCTGTGCACATTTTCATGGAACGGAAGATCCGGCTCCATCGCTTCGTCCGCTTTCTGCTTCATTTCCTTCAATAAAGTTGTGAAAATCTCGTCAAACAGCTCTTCTTTGTTTTTGAAAAAGGTATAAATGGTTCCCTTCCCCACATTCGCAAGCTTTGCCACTAGGTCCATTGTCGTCGCTTTATAACCGAACTGCGTGAAAGACTTTGTGGCAGCCTCTAAAATGAGCTTTTTTCGATCTATTGACATTGTCTATCACCTCGAAACTGACCATTTGAACATTTTAGTCATTAAGTACATATGCAAATGTATCATAACCCGCTGATCAATTCAATCATTTTTTACACAATATTGACATCGCCCGCCAAAAAACCCTCCGCCGCAGCGGAGGGTTTTAGCTGAATAAATAGGTGAGCGCGTCAGACACGGCGGCTTTTCCTTGATCGATGCAGTCTGGTATTCCGACACCTTCAAAAGAAGCACCTGTCATATAGACACCCGGATATGCGGTGGCCAGTTCTTCGCGAAGCTCTTTGATGCGCTGTTTATGGCCGACATGGTACTGCGGCATGCTTTCATGCCAGCGGGTGACACATGTCATTTCCGGCTCCCCATTTATGTTCATGACTTTCTTTAAGTCTTCTAACACAATGTTGATAATGTCGGTATCCGAGAGATCAACAATGGATTCGTCCCCGGCTTTCCCCACATAGGCCCGAAGCAGCGTTTTGCCTTCCGGCGCTGCGTGCGGCCATTTTTTGTTCGTCCACGTACAGGCTGTGATCGCGAAATCACTGTTTCTTGAAATCACAAAGCCCGTACCCTCATGCTCCATTTGGACGGCGCCTTCAGGGAAGCCCAAGGCGACATTTGCCACGGATGTGGAGTGCATATGTTTCAAATTGGAAATAGAAGAAAGCTCTGAAAGCATTCCTGCAGCCGCTTTATGCGGAGCAGTCACAATCACTGATTCAGCATCAAGTGTGACGCCGTTATCCAGCTCGAGCGAGTAGCCAGTGCCGCCGCGGCCGATCTTCATCACTTTTGTGCCTTTGACTATCTTCGTCAGCTTTAATTGCTTTTCGATCTCTTCGACAAGGGTCTGCAAACCGGTTGACAGGGTTTGAAACTGCCCTTGTTTTTTAGCCGTCAGCTGCTGGCCGGAGCCCTGAGGACGTGTTTTTTTCATGCCGAGAATCAAGCTTCTGTGCTTTTGTTCCGTCTCGTAAAATTGCGGGAATGTCGACATCAGGCTGAGCTTATCAATGTCGCCTGCATAGATGCCTGATAGAAGCGGCTCAATTAAATTCTCTACCACTTCATCCCCAACACGTCTGCGGAAAAATTCTCCCAATGACTGGTCGTCTTTTGATTTGCTGGCGGGCAAGATGAAATCCATCGCGGCTCTTGCCTTCCCAGACACAGAAAACAGGCCGGTTGAAACGAACGGCGCGATTTTTGTCGGTATCCCCATCACGGCGCCCTTCGGCATCGGATGCAGGGTGCGGTTTACAAGCACATAGGATTGTCCGGTTGCATTGTTGACAAGCAAATGTTCAAGCCCTAGATCTTTGACAAGCTGCGGAGCGCTTTTCTTTCGTTCCAGAAATGAGTCAGGCCCTCGTTCGATGATATAGCCGTCTTTGTTGACAGTCTGGATTTTCCCGCCGACTCTCGGACTCGCCTCAACAAGCGTCAGCTCAATCGGCAGATCTTTTTCTTTGATTTCTTTTTCCATATAGAAGGCGGCGGCTAAACCGGTAATGCCGCCGCCGATGATGACTACATGTTTTTTGCCGTCACTCATGTTCATCGCCTTCTTTAACGTCCTAATTTTTTTAATACAACTGTTGCTAAAGCATCAATAAATTCCGGCTTGGCATTCGGCATTTCCGGCCGGTAGTAGCTTGCGCCGATATCGTCAGTGACCACTTTGCATTCATAATCATTATCGTATAGCACTTCTAAATGGTCTGCCACAAATCCGACAGGGACATACACAA
The Bacillus vallismortis genome window above contains:
- the hemY gene encoding protoporphyrinogen oxidase is translated as MSDGKKHVVIIGGGITGLAAAFYMEKEIKEKDLPIELTLVEASPRVGGKIQTVNKDGYIIERGPDSFLERKKSAPQLVKDLGLEHLLVNNATGQSYVLVNRTLHPMPKGAVMGIPTKIAPFVSTGLFSVSGKARAAMDFILPASKSKDDQSLGEFFRRRVGDEVVENLIEPLLSGIYAGDIDKLSLMSTFPQFYETEQKHRSLILGMKKTRPQGSGQQLTAKKQGQFQTLSTGLQTLVEEIEKQLKLTKIVKGTKVMKIGRGGTGYSLELDNGVTLDAESVIVTAPHKAAAGMLSELSSISNLKHMHSTSVANVALGFPEGAVQMEHEGTGFVISRNSDFAITACTWTNKKWPHAAPEGKTLLRAYVGKAGDESIVDLSDTDIINIVLEDLKKVMNINGEPEMTCVTRWHESMPQYHVGHKQRIKELREELATAYPGVYMTGASFEGVGIPDCIDQGKAAVSDALTYLFS
- a CDS encoding TetR/AcrR family transcriptional regulator, whose product is MSIDRKKLILEAATKSFTQFGYKATTMDLVAKLANVGKGTIYTFFKNKEELFDEIFTTLLKEMKQKADEAMEPDLPFHENVHRALFAILEFRKTHQLTIKIFQENAEIGTMAVQDVIQKMERGILSYMKDKIENGIKSGAIKPCDPELTAFVMLKLYIALIFDWEKQHPPLDKQTIAELLELYVVKGLSAN